One segment of Gordonia terrae DNA contains the following:
- a CDS encoding maleylpyruvate isomerase family mycothiol-dependent enzyme: MSHSGVVASRTLADEYSTIVRSLSGPEWSAPSRCAGWSVKDLVAHTGSNFAAIVNPPEPDPDVPAPTTAEELQERLVDERRDWAPTRVADEFLSTVGPAMEVLSAMQAPEIGSAPMTLTDLGTYDSHQLSDAFAFDMWCHMYVDLLAPGGPVSRPVGDPDDAVLGAAIGWMLAGLPQMCPDVNAALGGRALGVRLTGPGGGEWTLRPGERLLTVETGLDRSDTVIDSSAADFVLWGTTRSPWRQHVSVHGDEAYAATVLDTMDIV, translated from the coding sequence ATGAGCCATTCCGGCGTCGTGGCGAGTCGTACACTCGCCGATGAATACTCGACCATCGTCCGCAGCCTCTCCGGTCCCGAGTGGTCGGCCCCGAGCCGGTGCGCCGGATGGTCCGTCAAAGACCTTGTGGCACACACCGGCTCGAACTTCGCAGCCATCGTGAACCCGCCCGAACCCGACCCTGACGTCCCGGCTCCGACGACCGCCGAGGAACTGCAGGAGCGTCTCGTCGACGAGCGCCGCGACTGGGCCCCCACCCGGGTCGCCGACGAGTTCCTCAGCACGGTCGGACCGGCCATGGAGGTGCTCTCGGCGATGCAGGCGCCGGAGATCGGTTCCGCCCCGATGACCCTCACCGACCTCGGAACCTATGACAGTCACCAACTCTCGGATGCATTCGCCTTCGACATGTGGTGTCACATGTACGTCGACCTGCTCGCACCCGGCGGTCCGGTGTCGCGCCCGGTCGGCGACCCGGACGACGCGGTCCTGGGTGCGGCGATCGGATGGATGCTCGCCGGGTTGCCGCAGATGTGTCCCGACGTCAACGCAGCACTGGGTGGTCGCGCACTCGGGGTGCGGCTGACCGGCCCGGGTGGCGGCGAGTGGACCCTTCGGCCGGGTGAACGACTGCTGACCGTGGAGACCGGACTCGACCGGAGCGACACCGTGATCGATTCCTCGGCAGCCGATTTCGTCCTGTGGGGCACGACCCGGTCACCGTGGCGGCAACACGTGTCGGTCCACGGTGACGAGGCTTATGCGGCAACAGTTCTCGACACGATGGACATCGTCTGA
- a CDS encoding histidine phosphatase family protein, giving the protein MIEILFVRHGQPVSGIRNPDLAPAGIDDARRLATWLRGEQIDLVVASPYARALQTAQVVAAELSRDVDLVLDDLREWDDDITAEDYTAIEDMAADDPRLLAVSSGRYEEYVPSLDLGGFRRRARSALEQLFALRPSGRIVAVAHGGIINAVLADVLEMPKTFWHNPAYTSVARVRRLDSGVVVVDSVNDTAHLRGVPFAAEPDHHTDAAFDAEPAR; this is encoded by the coding sequence ATGATCGAGATCCTGTTCGTCCGGCACGGACAACCGGTCTCCGGCATACGCAATCCCGACCTTGCACCCGCGGGTATCGACGACGCCCGGCGGTTGGCCACCTGGCTGCGCGGCGAACAGATCGACCTCGTCGTCGCGAGCCCGTACGCCCGCGCGTTGCAGACCGCACAGGTCGTCGCCGCCGAGCTGTCCCGCGACGTGGACCTCGTGCTCGACGATCTCCGCGAATGGGACGACGACATCACCGCGGAGGACTACACCGCGATCGAGGACATGGCGGCCGACGATCCGCGGCTGCTCGCCGTCAGCTCCGGGCGGTACGAGGAGTACGTCCCCTCCCTCGACCTCGGCGGATTCCGCCGGCGAGCACGGTCGGCGCTCGAGCAACTGTTCGCGCTCCGGCCCAGCGGACGGATCGTCGCCGTCGCACACGGCGGGATCATCAACGCGGTCCTCGCCGACGTCCTCGAGATGCCGAAGACGTTCTGGCACAACCCGGCCTACACGAGCGTCGCCCGCGTGCGACGTCTCGACTCCGGGGTCGTCGTGGTCGATTCCGTCAACGACACGGCTCACCTGCGCGGCGTGCCGTTCGCGGCCGAACCGGACCACCACACCGATGCCGCCTTCGACGCCGAGCCCGCGCGATGA
- a CDS encoding SDR family NAD(P)-dependent oxidoreductase — protein MKLQDKVVAVTGGTQGIGRGIAEAALAEGAKVALNGRSKEKGDKALADLGAGDRAAFFAGDVTLQADVEDFIEQTVSTFGRIDVLVNNAGGANDLQPTAQLSDEEWNLVLNWNLNSNFWATRRALQHMIPQSYGRIINISSVEGKQGKPVFTAYVAAKHAINGMTKSIAREVGTQGITVNAICPGLVITDIIKNNGPQTAAAMGMSFEEMVDLFAQESAIKRPNTVEEVSAMAMLLASDAGAGITGAILSVDGGTASY, from the coding sequence ATGAAGTTGCAGGACAAAGTTGTTGCCGTCACCGGCGGAACCCAGGGAATCGGCCGTGGGATCGCCGAGGCAGCACTCGCGGAGGGCGCGAAGGTCGCCCTGAACGGCCGGTCGAAGGAGAAGGGGGATAAAGCTCTGGCCGATCTCGGTGCAGGCGATCGTGCCGCGTTCTTTGCCGGCGACGTCACCCTGCAGGCCGATGTCGAGGACTTCATCGAGCAGACCGTGAGCACCTTCGGACGCATCGACGTCCTGGTGAACAACGCCGGTGGCGCAAACGACCTACAGCCGACGGCGCAACTCTCCGACGAGGAGTGGAACCTCGTACTGAACTGGAACCTGAACTCCAATTTCTGGGCCACCCGCCGCGCGCTCCAACACATGATCCCCCAGTCCTACGGCCGCATCATCAACATCTCCTCGGTCGAGGGCAAGCAGGGCAAGCCGGTGTTCACGGCCTACGTCGCCGCGAAGCACGCGATCAACGGCATGACCAAATCGATTGCGCGCGAGGTGGGTACGCAGGGCATCACGGTCAATGCGATCTGCCCGGGGCTCGTCATCACCGACATCATCAAGAACAACGGCCCGCAGACCGCGGCGGCGATGGGCATGAGCTTCGAGGAGATGGTGGACCTCTTCGCCCAGGAGTCCGCCATCAAGCGGCCCAACACCGTCGAAGAGGTCTCCGCCATGGCGATGCTTCTCGCGTCGGACGCCGGCGCGGGTATCACCGGTGCCATCCTCAGCGTCGATGGCGGTACCGCTTCCTACTGA
- a CDS encoding PEP-utilizing enzyme has protein sequence MSEQRWLVDTEPSARLPIYTRLNASDVLSDPITPLGADLGWIQNILPGWNAGYAFHGSYSLVEKPDVAASSGIFYGHLYINLSMSRLVGIRGGLSVELVDQLFYGGDPDIPEYVGHPDDENADASARLAARNAWILSTETFPELDEDRVLADRLRTERPDLSSLTPVALVARARSVMPLERAAWRGEVAATNGAAVGPSVLGQLLGADNQDLIVTLVGSAGDVDSALPSFALWELGRMVRADERLTEAFDQGIDGVAARVRGLDPKFDASFADFIAEFGYRGPNEWDLGSTSWETKPELVLGLIDRLRLQEDSASPTARLAEHAGDTDSALERARAIVGDDAEGQATLDAALASARRFAAWRERAKTNCIKVLHEARVPLAELGRRLHEQGHLAAADHVFMAVDDELDLLAGEPAALTETLAERHRAWKGLFGLDLPTFLDTREPLPPLSSLRRKDQVEVDEVTEGEVLHGSGASPGVVRGRTRTITSMDDLDSFEVDEVLVAPQTDPSWTPLFMVSSAAITDVGAMGSHAMIVSRELGIPCAAGVPAATRRIPDGTLVEVDGSKGTVTILELS, from the coding sequence ATGTCCGAACAGCGCTGGTTGGTCGACACCGAACCGAGTGCCCGTCTACCCATCTACACGCGGCTCAATGCCAGCGATGTGCTGTCCGATCCCATCACGCCGCTGGGCGCCGACCTCGGGTGGATTCAGAACATCCTGCCCGGATGGAACGCCGGTTACGCCTTCCACGGGAGCTACTCGCTCGTGGAGAAGCCGGATGTGGCCGCCTCGTCGGGGATCTTCTACGGGCATCTGTACATCAACCTGTCGATGTCGCGGCTCGTGGGAATCCGCGGCGGTCTGTCGGTCGAGCTCGTGGATCAGTTGTTCTACGGCGGCGATCCGGACATCCCCGAGTACGTCGGACACCCCGACGACGAAAACGCCGACGCCAGTGCGCGCCTGGCCGCGCGCAACGCCTGGATTCTGTCCACCGAGACCTTCCCAGAACTCGACGAGGACCGCGTGCTCGCCGATCGGCTGCGCACCGAGCGCCCCGACCTGTCGAGCCTGACCCCGGTCGCGCTCGTCGCTCGCGCGCGGTCGGTCATGCCCCTCGAGCGGGCCGCATGGCGGGGTGAGGTGGCCGCGACGAACGGGGCGGCGGTCGGCCCGTCGGTGCTCGGCCAGCTTCTCGGAGCCGACAACCAGGACCTCATCGTCACGCTGGTGGGCTCGGCGGGCGACGTCGACTCGGCGCTGCCGTCGTTCGCGCTCTGGGAGTTGGGCCGGATGGTGCGCGCCGACGAGCGCCTGACCGAGGCATTCGACCAGGGAATCGACGGCGTCGCGGCGCGGGTGCGCGGGCTCGATCCCAAGTTCGACGCCTCCTTCGCCGACTTCATCGCCGAGTTCGGCTACCGGGGCCCCAACGAATGGGACCTCGGTTCGACATCGTGGGAGACCAAACCCGAACTGGTGCTCGGACTCATCGACCGCCTGCGCTTGCAGGAGGATTCGGCGTCACCCACCGCGCGTCTCGCCGAGCACGCGGGGGACACCGACTCGGCCCTGGAACGGGCGCGTGCGATCGTCGGCGACGACGCGGAGGGGCAGGCGACCCTCGACGCGGCGCTCGCCTCGGCACGACGCTTCGCGGCCTGGCGCGAACGTGCGAAGACGAACTGCATCAAGGTGTTGCACGAGGCGCGTGTGCCGCTGGCCGAGCTCGGGCGACGGCTGCACGAGCAGGGTCATCTCGCCGCTGCCGATCACGTCTTCATGGCCGTCGACGACGAGCTGGACCTCCTGGCCGGCGAACCGGCCGCACTGACCGAGACCCTTGCCGAACGGCATCGGGCGTGGAAGGGCCTGTTCGGTCTGGACCTGCCGACCTTCCTCGACACCCGTGAGCCGCTTCCCCCGCTCTCGAGTCTGCGCCGCAAGGACCAGGTCGAGGTGGATGAGGTGACCGAGGGTGAGGTCCTGCACGGGTCCGGGGCATCCCCGGGCGTGGTCCGCGGACGCACCCGGACCATCACATCGATGGACGACCTCGACAGCTTCGAGGTGGACGAGGTCCTGGTGGCGCCGCAGACCGATCCGTCCTGGACGCCGTTGTTCATGGTGTCCTCGGCCGCCATCACCGACGTCGGAGCGATGGGTTCGCACGCGATGATCGTCAGCCGCGAGCTCGGGATACCCTGTGCCGCCGGTGTTCCCGCTGCCACCCGGAGAATCCCCGACGGCACGCTGGTCGAGGTCGACGGCTCCAAGGGCACGGTCACCATCCTGGAGCTGTCATGA
- a CDS encoding MDR family NADP-dependent oxidoreductase: protein MTSGVETTTRAVFLKQRPADGVPRTENFEVREAELGPVRDDQIVVENRFMSVDPSMRGRLGTSEMHYTTSFQEDAPLDGSAIGIVVRGNSRIPDGACVRHRLGWRELAVVDADAATVIDPRGVDLHHWLGVLGQPGFTAYCGLLRAGGLRPGDDVFVSAAAGAVGSAAGQFAKLLGAGRVIGSAGGPAKVALLTERLGFDAAIDYRSESVAAGLRRVSDGTDLYFDNVGGEHLVAALHDLRLNGRVAMCGMISAGGGDGPSMDHLMQAILKRITLTGFIVRDHEDLRPEFEERVLGWLSAGDLVAESTIHTGIDHAVEAFLSMLEGGNVGKMLVALN from the coding sequence ATGACGAGCGGGGTCGAGACGACCACACGTGCGGTGTTCCTGAAGCAGCGACCCGCCGACGGGGTTCCGCGCACGGAGAACTTCGAGGTCCGGGAGGCCGAGCTGGGGCCCGTCCGCGACGACCAGATCGTCGTGGAGAACCGCTTCATGAGCGTCGACCCCTCGATGCGCGGGCGCCTAGGCACCTCGGAGATGCACTACACCACGAGCTTCCAGGAGGATGCGCCGCTCGACGGCTCGGCGATCGGCATCGTCGTCCGCGGCAACTCACGCATCCCCGACGGTGCGTGTGTGCGGCACCGGCTCGGCTGGCGCGAACTGGCCGTCGTCGATGCCGACGCGGCCACCGTCATCGATCCGCGCGGCGTCGATCTGCACCACTGGCTCGGCGTGCTCGGACAGCCCGGGTTCACGGCCTACTGCGGACTGCTGCGTGCCGGTGGTCTGCGTCCGGGGGACGACGTGTTCGTCTCGGCCGCTGCGGGCGCGGTCGGAAGTGCGGCCGGACAGTTCGCGAAACTTCTCGGCGCCGGGCGCGTCATCGGTAGCGCGGGTGGACCGGCGAAGGTGGCGCTGCTGACCGAGCGTCTGGGCTTCGACGCGGCGATCGACTACCGCTCCGAGTCGGTGGCCGCCGGGTTGCGCCGGGTCTCCGACGGCACCGATCTCTATTTCGACAATGTCGGCGGGGAGCACCTCGTCGCCGCGCTGCACGATCTGCGCCTCAACGGACGCGTCGCGATGTGCGGGATGATCTCCGCCGGCGGTGGGGACGGACCGTCGATGGACCACCTCATGCAGGCCATCCTGAAGCGGATCACATTGACCGGGTTCATCGTTCGTGATCACGAGGACCTACGTCCCGAGTTCGAGGAACGTGTGCTCGGGTGGCTGTCCGCCGGCGACCTCGTAGCCGAGTCCACCATCCACACCGGCATCGACCACGCGGTGGAGGCGTTCCTGTCGATGCTGGAGGGTGGCAACGTCGGGAAGATGCTGGTCGCACTGAACTGA
- a CDS encoding histidine phosphatase family protein, which translates to MTTTSTSVPPTPVDAAPAPDAPRTNAPRTDVPDTIAAASKIILVRHGLPGGPAGPDPGLGDEGVGQARRLGTWLRGLPVVQVVASSYTRAYETARHAAQPLGLEVTVDERLREWESDRAVYATPEAIAATDRGRAFAEGRYDDFIPDYDRNATAARMRDAVLDAARSAPGELSVLVSHGGAINTLLTDILQAPSPFFFNPAYTSVSRVAVLGSGRMVIQSVNETAHLG; encoded by the coding sequence ATGACCACGACGTCGACATCCGTTCCCCCGACCCCCGTCGATGCCGCTCCTGCCCCGGATGCCCCTCGCACGAACGCCCCTCGCACGGACGTCCCAGACACGATCGCCGCCGCGAGCAAGATCATCCTCGTCCGCCATGGTCTCCCCGGCGGGCCGGCCGGGCCGGACCCCGGCCTCGGCGACGAAGGCGTCGGCCAGGCCCGCCGACTCGGCACCTGGCTGCGAGGCCTCCCGGTTGTACAGGTGGTGGCGAGCTCGTACACGCGCGCCTATGAGACGGCACGTCACGCGGCCCAGCCGCTCGGTCTCGAGGTCACGGTCGACGAACGCCTCCGCGAGTGGGAGAGCGACCGCGCGGTCTACGCCACTCCGGAGGCCATCGCCGCCACCGACCGTGGGCGGGCCTTCGCCGAGGGCCGCTACGACGACTTCATCCCCGACTACGACCGGAACGCCACCGCGGCCCGGATGCGGGATGCGGTCCTCGACGCGGCGCGCTCGGCTCCCGGCGAGCTGTCGGTGCTGGTCTCCCACGGTGGGGCCATCAACACACTCCTCACCGACATCCTGCAGGCACCGTCGCCGTTCTTCTTCAATCCCGCCTACACATCGGTGAGCCGGGTCGCGGTCCTCGGTTCGGGCCGCATGGTCATCCAGTCGGTGAACGAGACAGCACACCTCGGCTGA
- a CDS encoding AMP-binding protein, which translates to MLDRIRDRAKADPQSLALVDDSVSLTWHHVAETLATLASALRRLAPGPDDRVAVIGENRAETLLAHVAAIGAGIGTVAVSRQLTAGEMADQFVDAGCVAVVTGPAGLAAAGEAAGTASLRTVITHNHEGTVPLDGGVEHLTWDGLLTGEPSPPNDLADRPARPPLVYTSGTTGRARGTEVRWLPGHAKDAAEFQAAVAARSGYPTGAHLVVGPLQHNGPLTSIRHLLSGEPVVVLGRFDAERVLHLIDAHSVTSTLMVPTHFQRLLALPPHTRDRYDVSGLRYVAHTGSACPADVKRAMIDWFGPVLIESYGGSEIGTVCKIDSNEWLAHPSSVGRVVEPFEVVVVGSDGDVLGPGDTGILGFRTPPGREVVYHGDPEKTAKAYILPGVATLGDVGHVDEDGFVFITDRVADMVVSGGVNLYPAESEHVLRRHPDVAEVAVIGVPDTDLGEALLALVVPETGASVDTESLRAFARGSMASYKCPKHYVVVTELTRNAMGKLDKKALRRPYWDSERTIAG; encoded by the coding sequence ATGCTCGACCGGATTCGCGATCGAGCGAAGGCCGATCCCCAGAGCCTCGCGCTCGTCGACGATTCCGTCTCCCTCACTTGGCATCACGTCGCCGAGACCCTCGCGACCCTTGCGTCTGCGCTGCGCCGTCTCGCGCCGGGTCCCGACGATCGAGTGGCCGTGATCGGTGAGAACAGGGCGGAGACGCTGCTCGCCCATGTTGCGGCGATCGGAGCGGGGATCGGGACCGTGGCCGTGTCCCGCCAGTTGACCGCGGGTGAGATGGCCGACCAGTTCGTCGACGCGGGATGCGTCGCGGTCGTGACAGGCCCGGCGGGCCTGGCCGCCGCAGGTGAGGCGGCCGGCACTGCGTCGTTGCGGACGGTCATCACCCACAATCACGAGGGAACAGTCCCGCTCGACGGCGGAGTGGAGCATCTGACGTGGGACGGTCTGCTCACGGGTGAGCCGAGCCCGCCGAACGACCTCGCCGACCGGCCGGCGCGACCGCCGCTCGTCTACACCTCCGGCACCACCGGGCGCGCCCGGGGCACCGAGGTTCGCTGGCTCCCCGGCCACGCAAAGGATGCCGCCGAATTCCAGGCGGCTGTGGCGGCACGGTCCGGCTACCCGACCGGTGCTCACCTGGTCGTCGGGCCGTTGCAGCACAACGGCCCCCTCACCTCCATCCGGCACCTCCTCTCCGGTGAGCCCGTCGTCGTCCTCGGCCGCTTCGACGCCGAGCGGGTCCTCCACCTCATCGACGCCCACTCGGTCACGTCGACGCTGATGGTGCCGACCCACTTTCAGCGACTGCTCGCGCTGCCGCCGCATACCCGAGACCGCTACGACGTCTCCGGCCTGCGCTACGTCGCCCACACGGGATCCGCCTGCCCGGCGGATGTGAAGCGGGCGATGATCGACTGGTTCGGACCGGTTCTGATCGAGTCCTACGGCGGGAGCGAGATCGGCACCGTGTGCAAGATCGACTCGAACGAATGGCTCGCCCACCCGAGTTCCGTCGGCCGCGTCGTCGAGCCGTTCGAGGTGGTGGTGGTCGGATCGGACGGAGACGTTCTCGGTCCCGGCGACACCGGCATCCTGGGATTCCGCACTCCCCCGGGTCGCGAGGTGGTCTATCACGGCGATCCGGAGAAGACCGCCAAGGCCTACATCCTTCCCGGCGTCGCCACCCTCGGCGACGTGGGGCATGTCGACGAAGACGGGTTCGTGTTCATCACCGACCGGGTGGCCGACATGGTGGTCTCCGGCGGAGTGAACCTCTACCCGGCCGAGAGCGAGCACGTGCTGCGCAGGCATCCCGACGTCGCCGAGGTCGCGGTCATCGGCGTACCCGACACCGATCTCGGCGAGGCACTGCTGGCCCTGGTCGTCCCCGAGACCGGCGCGAGCGTCGACACCGAGTCGCTGCGCGCCTTCGCCAGAGGGTCCATGGCGTCCTACAAGTGCCCGAAACACTATGTCGTCGTGACGGAATTGACCCGCAACGCGATGGGCAAGCTCGACAAGAAGGCCCTGCGCCGACCGTACTGGGACTCCGAGCGCACCATCGCCGGCTGA
- a CDS encoding 2-oxo acid dehydrogenase subunit E2: protein MAFQIVLPKLGLTMQEGVIGEWVAQPGQRVALGDTLFRVETDKVDVDVEAEAEGVLATNAQNGAVLPVGSVVGWLLADGESAPDGGSTPTAPDSESTTAPESTPEATPAGTPTEATATDGARLKASPNARRVASEAGVDLRRLTGTGPGGRIVSEDVEDFLARPQAEPSGPEASSSAPSAGAAPGSAATFVGPVVRKLAAELGVDLATVSGSGIGGRVTRADVERAATGRSRSAADTSAAAPDSASVGPQPGDVIPLRGMRGAIARNMMDSLHSMAQLTHGYEVDVTDLVAVRAALKGESAAAGRRAPSLNDFIIRAAALALREHPLLNAGIVDDQIVVAERVDIGVAVAVGGGLVVPVVRDADQLSVGEIAGNTAELAAAARNGKLGLADLEGATFSVSTLGAYGVDFFTPVINPGNVAILGVGRVKDGFRWDGDTPVRTQVLTLSLTFDHRAVDGAPAAEYLRTVGEILGRPLTLLSGA from the coding sequence GTGGCCTTCCAGATCGTGCTGCCCAAACTCGGGCTCACCATGCAGGAAGGTGTCATCGGGGAGTGGGTCGCCCAACCCGGACAGCGGGTCGCCCTGGGCGACACTCTGTTCCGGGTCGAGACCGACAAGGTCGACGTCGATGTCGAGGCAGAGGCCGAAGGTGTGCTGGCCACCAATGCGCAGAACGGTGCGGTGCTGCCGGTCGGGTCCGTGGTCGGTTGGCTCCTCGCCGACGGTGAATCCGCGCCCGACGGTGGATCCACCCCCACCGCACCCGATTCCGAGTCGACGACCGCACCCGAGAGCACACCGGAGGCGACACCTGCCGGCACCCCCACGGAGGCGACCGCGACCGACGGCGCCCGGCTCAAGGCATCCCCGAACGCTCGCCGCGTCGCATCCGAGGCCGGCGTCGACCTGCGCCGTCTCACCGGGACAGGGCCCGGTGGTCGGATCGTGTCCGAGGATGTCGAGGACTTCCTCGCGCGCCCGCAGGCAGAACCCTCCGGTCCGGAGGCTTCCTCGTCGGCGCCGTCTGCCGGCGCGGCGCCGGGGAGTGCCGCGACATTCGTGGGTCCGGTCGTCCGCAAACTCGCCGCCGAACTCGGGGTGGACCTCGCGACCGTGAGTGGCAGCGGGATCGGTGGCCGGGTCACCCGCGCCGACGTGGAACGCGCCGCCACAGGTCGATCCCGTTCCGCCGCAGACACCTCTGCTGCCGCGCCGGATTCGGCGTCGGTCGGTCCGCAACCCGGTGATGTGATCCCGCTGCGTGGTATGCGCGGTGCCATCGCCCGGAACATGATGGACAGCCTGCACTCCATGGCGCAGCTCACCCACGGATACGAAGTCGATGTCACCGACCTCGTCGCGGTGCGCGCCGCGCTCAAGGGGGAGTCGGCCGCCGCGGGGCGTCGAGCGCCGAGTCTCAACGACTTCATCATCCGGGCCGCGGCGCTTGCGCTTCGCGAGCACCCGTTGCTCAACGCCGGGATCGTCGACGACCAGATCGTGGTGGCCGAGCGTGTCGACATCGGCGTCGCCGTCGCTGTCGGCGGAGGTCTCGTGGTGCCGGTCGTCCGCGACGCCGATCAGCTGTCGGTCGGCGAGATAGCAGGCAACACCGCCGAACTGGCCGCTGCTGCACGCAACGGGAAGCTCGGGCTCGCCGACCTCGAGGGTGCCACCTTCTCGGTCAGCACCCTCGGTGCCTACGGAGTGGACTTCTTCACCCCGGTCATCAACCCGGGCAACGTCGCGATACTGGGCGTGGGCCGGGTGAAGGACGGATTCCGTTGGGACGGAGACACACCGGTGCGTACGCAGGTGCTCACGCTGAGTCTCACCTTCGATCACCGCGCGGTCGACGGTGCTCCCGCGGCGGAGTACCTGCGCACGGTCGGTGAGATCCTCGGCCGTCCACTCACCCTGCTCTCGGGGGCGTGA
- a CDS encoding thiamine pyrophosphate-dependent dehydrogenase E1 component subunit alpha codes for MVTTTETGAEPVAPAGQATKTAEPLPNREVVLDLHRRMVRIRQFETEAGRLMEGGRLPGFLHLYVGQEAVAAGAMSNLRDDDQISSTHRGHGHAVAKGAQFRQMFAELFGRVDGYCKGRGGSMHINDLSIGMLGANGIVGGGIPIAVGAAFAAKYRGEDSVAIPFFGDGASNIGAFHEAANMAGILELPVVFVCENNGYAEFTALRDHMKLENVADRAVAYGMPSEICDGMDAIEVRAAVGRAVDRARAGGGPSLVEAKTYRYYDHQGVKGLRKTYRTQEEVEAWKERDAIKLLEARAVAEGVVTEAEFAQIWAEVDADIAESVAFAENSPYPDTADIALNVYSV; via the coding sequence ATGGTGACCACCACAGAGACCGGCGCCGAGCCGGTTGCTCCTGCCGGACAGGCGACCAAGACCGCGGAGCCGTTGCCGAACCGTGAGGTCGTGCTCGACCTGCACCGCCGGATGGTGCGCATCCGCCAGTTCGAGACCGAGGCGGGTCGATTGATGGAGGGCGGCCGGCTTCCCGGTTTCCTGCACCTCTACGTCGGACAGGAAGCGGTCGCGGCCGGCGCGATGAGCAACCTGCGCGACGACGACCAGATCTCCTCGACACACCGCGGCCACGGCCACGCCGTCGCGAAGGGTGCCCAGTTCCGGCAGATGTTCGCCGAACTGTTCGGCCGCGTCGACGGTTACTGCAAGGGACGCGGCGGTTCGATGCACATCAACGACCTGTCGATCGGCATGCTCGGCGCCAACGGGATCGTCGGCGGTGGCATCCCGATCGCCGTGGGTGCGGCCTTCGCGGCGAAGTACCGCGGCGAGGACTCGGTGGCCATCCCGTTCTTCGGTGACGGTGCGAGCAACATCGGCGCCTTCCACGAGGCGGCCAACATGGCCGGCATCCTCGAACTCCCCGTCGTGTTCGTGTGCGAGAACAACGGTTACGCCGAGTTCACTGCCCTGCGCGATCACATGAAGCTCGAGAACGTCGCCGACCGCGCCGTGGCCTACGGGATGCCCAGTGAGATCTGCGACGGTATGGACGCCATCGAGGTGCGCGCCGCGGTCGGGCGGGCCGTCGATCGCGCCCGCGCCGGCGGGGGACCCTCCCTGGTCGAGGCGAAGACCTACCGCTACTACGACCACCAGGGCGTCAAGGGCCTCCGCAAGACCTACCGGACCCAGGAAGAGGTCGAGGCCTGGAAGGAGCGCGACGCGATCAAGCTGCTCGAGGCCCGGGCCGTCGCCGAAGGTGTGGTGACCGAGGCCGAGTTCGCCCAGATCTGGGCCGAGGTCGACGCCGACATCGCCGAATCCGTCGCCTTCGCCGAGAACAGCCCGTACCCCGACACCGCCGACATCGCGCTCAACGTCTACAGCGTCTGA
- a CDS encoding alpha-ketoacid dehydrogenase subunit beta: protein MSTATETIATESGADNAAPAARSTTYVKAFNEGVAQVMREDENVFVIGEDVAAYGGVFHMYDGLLAEFGKRRMVDTPIAEMGLIGLGVGAAARGLRPIVDIMFMDFLAVALDQVVNQAAKMKFMYGGEVKVPMVIAVAYGAGVSAGAQHSQSLESWLAHTPGLKVVMPSNARDAKGLIVSAVRDDNPVVFMLNKVLLGSRGEVPEEVYEIPIGEAAVARTGDDVTIVAFGRMVAEALKAADALAEKGISAEVIDPRSVQPLDTATIVESARKTNRILVVHEAVTFGGIGAEVAAQIQEEAFDHLDAPVLRIGAPFTPVPFSTPLEKAYVPDADRIVAGARRLLERN, encoded by the coding sequence ATGTCCACTGCAACAGAAACCATCGCAACAGAATCAGGCGCAGACAACGCGGCTCCGGCAGCGCGGTCGACCACCTACGTGAAGGCCTTCAACGAGGGTGTAGCGCAGGTGATGCGCGAAGACGAGAACGTCTTCGTGATCGGCGAGGACGTGGCCGCATACGGCGGCGTCTTCCACATGTACGACGGTCTGCTCGCCGAGTTCGGCAAGCGCCGCATGGTCGACACACCCATCGCCGAGATGGGTCTGATCGGCCTCGGTGTCGGTGCGGCGGCTCGTGGCCTGCGCCCGATCGTCGACATCATGTTCATGGACTTCCTCGCCGTCGCCCTCGACCAGGTCGTGAACCAGGCCGCGAAGATGAAGTTCATGTACGGCGGCGAGGTCAAGGTGCCCATGGTCATCGCCGTCGCCTACGGCGCCGGGGTGAGCGCGGGGGCGCAGCACTCGCAGAGCCTGGAGTCCTGGTTGGCCCACACGCCGGGACTCAAGGTCGTCATGCCGTCGAATGCACGGGATGCCAAGGGCCTCATCGTCTCCGCGGTGCGCGACGACAACCCCGTCGTCTTCATGCTGAACAAGGTGCTGCTAGGTTCGCGCGGGGAAGTCCCCGAGGAAGTCTACGAGATCCCGATCGGGGAGGCGGCTGTCGCCCGCACCGGTGACGACGTGACGATCGTCGCGTTCGGCCGGATGGTCGCCGAGGCCCTCAAGGCGGCCGACGCGTTGGCCGAGAAGGGGATCTCCGCCGAGGTCATCGACCCGCGGTCGGTGCAGCCGCTCGACACCGCGACGATCGTCGAGTCGGCGCGTAAGACCAACCGCATCCTCGTGGTCCACGAGGCGGTCACGTTCGGCGGCATCGGCGCCGAGGTCGCGGCGCAGATCCAGGAGGAGGCATTCGACCACCTGGACGCGCCCGTGCTGCGGATCGGTGCTCCGTTCACACCCGTCCCGTTCAGCACGCCGCTCGAAAAGGCGTACGTGCCCGACGCGGATCGCATCGTCGCCGGTGCCCGGCGACTCCTGGAAAGGAACTGA